A part of Aegilops tauschii subsp. strangulata cultivar AL8/78 chromosome 2, Aet v6.0, whole genome shotgun sequence genomic DNA contains:
- the LOC109737243 gene encoding large ribosomal subunit protein uL11x: MPPKLDPSQVVEVYVRVTGGEVGAASSLAPKIGPLGLSPKKIGEDIAKETAKDWKGLRVTVKLTVQNRQAKVSVVPSAAALVIKSLKEPERDRKKVKNIKHNGNISLDDVIEIAKIMKPRSMAKEMAGTVKEILGTCVSVGCTVDGKDPKDLQTEIDDGEVEIPSA, from the coding sequence ATGCCGCCCAAGCTCGACCCGTCGCAGGTGGTGGAGGTCTACGTCCGGGTGACCGGAGGCGAGGTCGGCGCGGCGTCTTCGCTCGCCCCCAAGATCGGGCCCCTCGGTCTCTCCCCCAAGAAGATCGGTGAGGACATCGCCAAGGAGACGGCCAAGGACTGGAAGGGCCTCCGCGTCACCGTCAAGCTCACCGTCCAGAACCGTCAGGCCAAGGTCTCCGTCGTCCCTTCCGCCGCGGCGCTCGTCATCAAGTCCCTCAAGGAGCCCGAGAGGGACAGGAAGAAGGTGAAGAACATCAAGCACAACGGCAACATCAGCCTCGACGACGTCATCGAGATCGCCAAGATCATGAAGCCCAGGTCCATGGCCAAGGAGATGGCCGGGACTGTCAAGGAGATCCTCGGCACCTGCGTCAGCGTTGGCTGCACCGTCGACGGGAAGGACCCCAAGGACCTGCAGACGGAGATcgacgacggcgaggtcgagaTCCCCTCCGCTTAA